The genomic segment CCAAAGGGCTAGCTGCAAGACTGGCAACGCCTATCGCCCCATACTTTCATTCCCCGCTGTTTTCCGCGGCCAAAGACTTCCATCTTGGTGACGGCCGGGAATCCGGCGTACATTAGCGCGGCCATCGCTTCGTCGGCTTTTTCGGGCCGGATGATCGCTCGGATCATAATCATGATGATTTGCCTTTCCAGTCTGCAGGATGAGATATCGCGCCTTAGGCCGCGATCTGACCAAAGACCCACCGAATCGTCATACGCGCCCAATTGCTCCAACAGATTCACCGAAGTGATAATCCCCCGTCCCGCGCAGCCGACGCCCGGTTCGGCCCCCCCCGATTCGGTGAAGAGCGCGCTGCCGTATCCGATCTTGCGGATGTCGTCCAATTCCACGTCCTCGCCTTCTTCACGGAGAGTGTCCAGCACGGTTTTCTGCGCCAGACCGCCCATCAAAAGGCGCGTCGAATCCGCTTTGGGATCGC from the Candidatus Omnitrophota bacterium genome contains:
- a CDS encoding P-II family nitrogen regulator; its protein translation is MIMIRAIIRPEKADEAMAALMYAGFPAVTKMEVFGRGKQRGMKVWGDRRCQSCS